The stretch of DNA GATTATGTGCTTAAAGATCTGGAGATCAGGTACCGAGTGTAGGGGGTGAACGTGAATTTCACTGCCCGAGAACCGCTGAATCCATATGGTCCGGCGCCCTGTAGAACCGCCCACCCAGACCGCTGGCGGTCCAAATCCTGACCGATCCACTTACCTGGAGGGCAAGAGGGAGATCGGAACTTCTGATGGAGATCCGCCCAGGTCATTGGTTGATTGTAATACTGCTCTTTGCATTCCTCTGTCAGATTGTTAAAATAATCTGGGGAGACATTCTCCAAATATTCACCGAGGGATATGTTGTTGTTCCATAATATCGCGGCCATTTCTTCGTTCACCTCGCCCATCCCCCTCGGTTGGGAGGTTCTGCGGCATACTGCAGCCACATCCACTGTTGATGATATTAGCGCTGTAATAAGCCTGAACCTTTAAACGAATACGGATGCAATGATAACGAGCTTAATTGTAAAAAGGATGTGTATTTTTGGCCCTGTAGAAACTCCCGGGGATGACAATAATGAGAGTTTTCTCAATCCACCTATCCAGATTGTAGACAAGGATCTTGACCCTGATCTCCTTGAGCGGGTGCCCGTATTTCCGCGCCTTCGGGCTCTCTCCGAACCGCCTCTTCAGGACGGAGAGTGCAGTTTCCACGAGGTTTCTCCGATGATAGAGCGTTCCATCAAAGGACCGGGCGATCTCGCGTCGATACCTCCCGTAGATCCATTTCCGCTTTCTCGCACGGACGCGGATCCGGGAGTCAGCCTGCAACTGCTCCCGGATCAGAACATGGAGATCCTCGGCATCGTATCCCTCGTCCAGGACGTAGCAGGCCGATCGCCGTAGGCGGTGACAGGACTTCAGGAGGTTCTCGGCATGGAGCACATCGTGGACCGGCTGCTGCGAGAACGTGAACCCGGTGACGATCTGCCGCTCGGTATCCACGGCAATCGATGTCCTGATGAACCGTTTCCGCGTTTTTCCCGTCCTCCCGGAACAGTAGGAACTGGCATAAGAGGTGGTGAATCCGGAGGAATCGATGGCCGTGATGGGGATGATCTCTCCCCAACGGTACACGAGGTGAAGAATCCGTTTCAGGAGGATATTCAGGGACATGGACCGGATCCGAGCCATGAACTTCGGGAGCGTGGTGAAATGCGGAACCCGGGCAAGATCCAGGTGTTCCTGAAGGGGAGTCATCAATTCCAGGATCTCCGTCATATCCCGATAATCCTCTCCGGGATATTCCTTCAACAGGAGAAGGACGGGGAGTTGATGCTGGGTGTAGGTCCTTCGGGACTACTTGCCGGAGTACAGGGGAATGCGGGAGCTCTGTACGATGGGATAGGCTGCTTCAAGAAACCTGATATCCTCGTTGGATGCCCTGAATAGTGGCTCCTTGTGGCTTATTATTGGCATATACGGATAGGGGGGCCGCTCGTACTTAAGATCTTTCGGTCGAGAGGGGATACTCTATCGTTTGTGAATGAATTCTACAGAGCCGAAAAAATCAAGGAGGTCCTCGAGAGTTATGATTCATCTCAGGCAGTCTTGATCCCCTCATGGTTCGTAGAATACATTGCCCTCGATCTTTTCTTGAGCATCTGATCCACCTGAGGATAATAGACTCCGACCGGGAATGGAAAAGTCCAGGGCTGGGACTACGACTGACCAGGTTGAGGTCTTTACCCCGGACAGCCCCATCAACTTTAGGTATCTGCAGGCACCATCCTCTTCTATGTGTGTAGAGAGCCCCTCGACTATGATGCGCTTTTTAAACATCATCGGGGTGAGATGATGGAGATATTCCGATCGAACCGGCTTTCCATCGAGAAGAACCTCTACACCCTGCCCGACGGCACGGAGAAGGAGCGGGTGGTGGTGCGCCCCGGGGACGCCGTCGCCATTCTTCCCCGGGACGGGGCGTACTGCTACCTGATCCGACAGTACCGCTTTGCCATCGACCGCTACATCCTGGAGGCGCCCGCGGGAACGATGAATGCAGGGGAGAGACCGGAGGAGACGGCCCGCCGCGAACTGATCGAAGAGACCGGGTTCAGCGCTGGAGAGCTGCTGCCGCGGGGCTGCATCTACACCACCCCGGGCTACACGACGGAGAGGATCTACCTCTTCGAGGCGCGGGATCTCGCCGCCTCCCGCGAGTTCGAGAAGGACGAGGACGAGATCATCGAGGTGGTGCCGCTGCGGATGGATGCGGTGCACGCGATGATCCGCGAGGGGGCGATCTGCGATGCCAAGACGATCTGCCTGGCATACCAGTGCCTGCGGTAAGGCGGGAGCGGTTCTGGCCGCGGTCCTCTCCCTTGCCCTGCTCGCGTTCGTCCTTCTCCCGGGTTGCACCTCCCCGTCCGACCGCCCCTCCTATCAGGTGGACGCCGGCGGCAACCTCTCGCTGCACTGCACCGCTCCGCGGGCGACCGCAACGATTCTCGCAGAGAATGCATCCTACACGCTCGAAAAGTTACGATTCTGGAATATCGACGAAGAGATCTACGCCCTTCTCGCTGTGCCGCAGAACCCGAGAGCGGCAATCGTCTTTGCCGAAGGTGCCGGGGTGAAAAAAGAGGCCCACCGCGATCGGGCCGCATGGTATGCGGAGCGCGGCATCGCCTTCCTGGTCCTGGACATCCGCGGGAACGGCGGCGAGACCGCGGGCCGCCCGCTGGACTTCGAGGACGACTACCGCCGCTACGTCCGCGGAGAGTGGCCGGAGTACTACAAGATCGTCTGCGATCTCTGTAGCGCACGGATGCTGCTCGATGAACGGTTCCAGGTTCCCGTGTATGCGATGGGCTCCAGCAACGGCGGCCGGTACGCGGCGATTGCCGCCAGCCTCGACGAACGGTTTGCCGGCTACATCGGCGTCTCCACCTCCGGGTTCGGCCTGGCCGGTACCGGCTATAGCGGGGATGCCCGCTCGTTCCTGCTGTCCGTGGATCCGGACCACGCCATCCGCCGGATCTCCCCCCGCCCGGTCCGCCTCTACCATGACCCGGCGGACTCCATCATACCCATCGATGCGGCGCTGGCAACCTACCGGTATGCGGGAGATCCGAAGACCTTCTGCAACTTCAGCGGCGGGCACGGGCTCAACCTCGAGGTGGACAATCGCATCGCGGAGTCCATCTGAGTCCGCACCGGAGGAGTTGCCCCCCTGTTTGCGGCCGTACCTGCACCCGTTTTCACAATTACGGGAGCGTATGCGGTTTGCGACCACCGATTAGTTTTATGTTCTTGCTTCTCCAGTATATATGGGAATCTTACGGAGTAAGGAGGCCAGATGGCGGAGCAGGAACCCGAAGTCGTGGAGATGGACGAAGGACGGAGGCGTTACGAGTTCAAGAAGATGCTCGAGAGGCTGGAGGCGAAGGAGGGGAGCGGGACGGAGCTGATCACCCTCTACATCCCGCCGGACAAGCAGATATCCGACGTGACCGCCCAGCTGCGGGACGAGTACGGCCAGTGCTCGAACATCAAGAGCAAACAGACCCGCACCAACGTGCAGAGCGCGCTCTCCTCCATCCTGGCGCGGCTCAAGTACTACAAACGCCCTCCGGAGCACGGCATGGCGGTCTTCTGCGGCACCATACTCCTCGGCGGGGACCGCTCGGACCTGGAGTGCACCATCATCGAGCCCCCCGAGCCCCTCAACCTCTACATGTACCGCTGCAGCTCCAAGTTCGAGCTCGAACCCCTCAAGCAGATGCTGGAGGAGAAGGCGGTCTACGGGCTGATCGTCATCGATCGCCGCGAGGCCTACATCGGGTTCCTCCGGGGGAACCGCATCGAGCCGGTCTCCGGGGTCACCTCGACGGTGCCCGGCAAGCAGCGGAAGGGCGGCCAGTCCAGCGTGCGGTTCCAGCGGCTCCGCCTGATCGCGATCAACGAGTTCTACCAGAAGGTGGGGGAGCGGGCGAGCAACATCTTCCTGGCGGAGAAGGACTTCTTCGAGCGGTTCAAGGGGGTCCTGATCGGCGGGCCGAGCCCCACGAAGGAGGAGTTCGCGGACGGCGGATACCTCCACCACGAGCTCCAGAAGCGCATTCTGGGCCTCTTCGACGTCGCCTACACGAACGAGAGCGGCCTGGCAGAGCTGGTGGACGCCGCCCAGGACGTCCTGAAGGGGATGGCGGTGGTGAAGGAGAAGGAGCTCATGAACCGCTTCCTGCAGGAACTCGTCAAAGACGACGGGAACGCCGCCTACGGGGAGGAGAGCGTGCGGAAGAACCTGGAGCTGGGAGCGGTGGACGTCGTCCTCCTCTCCTCCAAGCTCCGCAGGAGCCGGCTCTCCATCCGCTGCGCCGCCTGCGACTACGCCGAGGAGAGGACGATCCGCACCGAGCCCGGGCGGACCGCCGCGGATATCGACCTCGGCGCCTGCCCGCGCTGCACCTCGCCGCTCGCCATCGGAAAGGAGGTGGACATCGTCGAGGAGCTGACGCAGCTCGCCGACCAGAGCGGGGCGACTGTCGAGATCATCTCGGACGACTTCGAGGAGGGGGCGATCCTTCTGAACGCTTTCGGCGGGATCGCCGCGATCCTCCGCTACAGGACGGGGATGTGATGTACCGGGAGACCCGCGAACGCATCCGGCGCGCCCTCCAGCTCGCGAGCGGCGAGAAGGACGTGGGGCTCGTGGAGGGCGGGGAGCACGCCGATCTCGCCTCCACCGTGGCGTTTTGCCTGGCGAAGAAGTGGCGCCGCCCCCCGCTGCAGATCGCAGCGGAGATTGCCGCGAAGGTGTCCGAAGCGCTGAAGGGCAGCGATATCCGGGTGGAGACGGTGGGGCCGTACATCAACTTCCACTTCGGGAAGGCGTACCTGGCCGGAGCGATCCGGGCGGCGCTCTCCCCGGACTTCGGCTCGGCGCCCCGCCGCGCGGAGCGGGTGGTGATCGAGCATACGAGCGCCAACCCGAACGGCCCCCTCCACGTCGGCCACATCCGCAACTCGATCATCGGGGACACGCTCGCCCGCGCCTTCCGGAAGGCGGGATATCCTCTCGACGTCCAGTACTATGTCAACGACATGGGGAGGCAGATCGCGATCGTGGTCTGGGGCATCGAGCACGAGTCCGCCGGCGGGGACGACGGGAAGCCCGACCACCGCATCGCCCGCCTCTACATCGCTGCGAACCGATCGCTCGAGAGGGATCCGGCG from Methanomicrobiales archaeon encodes:
- a CDS encoding NUDIX hydrolase is translated as MEIFRSNRLSIEKNLYTLPDGTEKERVVVRPGDAVAILPRDGAYCYLIRQYRFAIDRYILEAPAGTMNAGERPEETARRELIEETGFSAGELLPRGCIYTTPGYTTERIYLFEARDLAASREFEKDEDEIIEVVPLRMDAVHAMIREGAICDAKTICLAYQCLR
- a CDS encoding alpha/beta hydrolase — translated: MPRRSAWHTSACGKAGAVLAAVLSLALLAFVLLPGCTSPSDRPSYQVDAGGNLSLHCTAPRATATILAENASYTLEKLRFWNIDEEIYALLAVPQNPRAAIVFAEGAGVKKEAHRDRAAWYAERGIAFLVLDIRGNGGETAGRPLDFEDDYRRYVRGEWPEYYKIVCDLCSARMLLDERFQVPVYAMGSSNGGRYAAIAASLDERFAGYIGVSTSGFGLAGTGYSGDARSFLLSVDPDHAIRRISPRPVRLYHDPADSIIPIDAALATYRYAGDPKTFCNFSGGHGLNLEVDNRIAESI
- the prf1 gene encoding peptide chain release factor aRF-1, which produces MAEQEPEVVEMDEGRRRYEFKKMLERLEAKEGSGTELITLYIPPDKQISDVTAQLRDEYGQCSNIKSKQTRTNVQSALSSILARLKYYKRPPEHGMAVFCGTILLGGDRSDLECTIIEPPEPLNLYMYRCSSKFELEPLKQMLEEKAVYGLIVIDRREAYIGFLRGNRIEPVSGVTSTVPGKQRKGGQSSVRFQRLRLIAINEFYQKVGERASNIFLAEKDFFERFKGVLIGGPSPTKEEFADGGYLHHELQKRILGLFDVAYTNESGLAELVDAAQDVLKGMAVVKEKELMNRFLQELVKDDGNAAYGEESVRKNLELGAVDVVLLSSKLRRSRLSIRCAACDYAEERTIRTEPGRTAADIDLGACPRCTSPLAIGKEVDIVEELTQLADQSGATVEIISDDFEEGAILLNAFGGIAAILRYRTGM